The Clostridia bacterium genome has a segment encoding these proteins:
- a CDS encoding Gfo/Idh/MocA family oxidoreductase — translation MKPFKTFTVGVIGCGMISPCYFRNLCDGDNKRFKIVKVKGCSDIKPERAKQRAEEFGILQMTNEEILNDPEIDIVLNLTNHTSHVEVIEAALRAGKHVYSEKMIAPTFEEGKYLYNLAKGKGLMLCAAPDTFLGSSMQTARRLYDAGLIGEAVAGNAIMVRGYHHERFRTDPERRFAFCHGGGIIFDMGCYYFASLINLLGPIKTVSGFSQTRGANERVYMHPDQPHYGEIMKIESPNNTAAILEFESGALVTLTSTSESVSEHYFMIHGTEGQLKLPDCNTYTGDVEMKLKTGDFMPMPKNFMFTEDCRGLGLADMCYAILNNRPPRASGELALHMLEAADAITNQKGNYKMTTTCTRPAPFAQGITEYPEMALDL, via the coding sequence ATGAAGCCATTTAAAACATTTACGGTGGGTGTTATCGGCTGTGGCATGATTAGTCCCTGCTACTTCAGAAATCTGTGTGACGGAGATAACAAACGTTTTAAAATTGTCAAAGTAAAAGGCTGTTCGGACATAAAGCCAGAACGTGCCAAACAGAGAGCGGAAGAATTTGGCATTCTGCAAATGACCAACGAAGAAATTTTAAACGACCCGGAAATTGATATTGTATTGAATCTTACCAACCACACCTCTCATGTGGAGGTGATTGAGGCGGCACTCAGAGCCGGAAAGCATGTGTATTCCGAAAAAATGATTGCGCCCACCTTTGAAGAGGGTAAATACTTATATAATCTGGCAAAAGGCAAAGGGCTTATGCTTTGTGCGGCACCCGATACCTTTTTAGGCTCGAGCATGCAGACTGCACGTCGGCTTTATGATGCAGGTCTGATTGGCGAAGCGGTGGCAGGCAATGCCATCATGGTTCGCGGATATCATCACGAGCGGTTCCGCACCGACCCGGAAAGACGATTTGCATTTTGCCATGGCGGTGGGATTATTTTTGACATGGGTTGCTATTATTTTGCTTCTCTGATCAACCTTTTAGGTCCCATCAAGACCGTTTCAGGCTTTTCTCAGACCCGAGGGGCAAACGAGAGAGTGTACATGCATCCCGATCAGCCCCACTACGGCGAAATCATGAAAATTGAATCGCCCAACAACACGGCGGCGATTTTAGAATTTGAAAGCGGTGCGCTGGTAACACTTACCTCCACCTCCGAATCGGTCAGCGAGCATTATTTTATGATTCACGGCACAGAGGGTCAGTTAAAGCTTCCCGACTGCAACACCTATACGGGCGATGTGGAAATGAAGCTGAAAACGGGTGATTTTATGCCCATGCCCAAGAATTTTATGTTTACCGAGGACTGTCGCGGTTTAGGGCTTGCGGATATGTGTTATGCGATTTTAAACAACAGACCGCCCCGGGCTTCGGGCGAGTTGGCGCTTCATATGTTAGAGGCGGCAGATGCCATCACCAACCAAAAAGGCAACTACAAAATGACCACCACCTGCACCCGTCCTGCGCCCTTTGCACAAGGGATAACCGAATATCCTGAAATGGCGTTAGATCTTTAA